A genomic stretch from Phoenix dactylifera cultivar Barhee BC4 unplaced genomic scaffold, palm_55x_up_171113_PBpolish2nd_filt_p 000237F, whole genome shotgun sequence includes:
- the LOC103711374 gene encoding sm-like protein LSM7 codes for MSGRKETVLDLAKFVDKGVQVKLTGGRQVTGTLKGYDQLLNLVLDEAIEFLRDPDDPLKTTDQTRRLGLIVCRGTAVMLVSPTDGTDEIANPFLQPEGA; via the exons ATG TCAGGCCGAAAGGAGACCGTTTTAGATTTGGCAAAGTTTGTTGACAAGGGGGTCCAGGTCAAGCTAACTGGAGGGAGACAAG TAACAGGAACTTTGAAAGGATACGATCAGCTGCTAAACTTGGTTCTTGATGAAGCAATAGAGTTCCTTAGAG ATCCTGATGACCCACTGAAAACAACGGACCAAACCAGACGACTTGGCCTAATA GTTTGTAGGGGAACTGCGGTAATGCTTGTATCGCCAACTGATGGAACTGATGAGATTGCTAACCCCTTTCTTCAGCCAGAGGGGGCCTAA
- the LOC103711375 gene encoding serine/threonine-protein kinase UCN-like, whose protein sequence is MELDLDKLSAARVLGRGAMGTVFLVIDPSAHPSRPPVFALKVVEKHSPTAKPDADRRARWELSVLSRLAPHPFLPSLLGSLETPDLLAWAVPFCPGGDLNALRYSLSDRIFSPTAIRFYLSEIVSALAHLHSLSIVYRDLKPENVLLQASGHVTLTDFDLSRHLAPKPLPSPFSSPAFNVPYINPTSLPSPPNNHRRRRNLTRILFGGHASSGGGSPDISVHLQQQLRKAKSARVSPVSRRRPSISGPVASAACERSHSFVGTEEYVSPEVVRGDGHEFAVDWWALGILTYEMAYGRTPFRGRNRKETFRNVLTRQPEFAGRQRTDLIDLISRLLAKDPTRRLGYAGGAEEVKAHAFFQGVQWDLLADVNRPPFLPPLEDLEEEVLAPFSDETAAAVRCFDIQDYFKRIRQKQTSPAAPSPFSSSVSLAEF, encoded by the coding sequence ATGGAGCTGGACCTGGACAAGCTGAGCGCGGCTCGGGTCCTGGGGAGGGGGGCGATGGGCACCGTGTTCCTGGTCATCGACCCGTCGGCCCACCCTTCACGGCCGCCGGTGTTCGCCCTCAAGGTGGTGGAAAAGCACTCCCCCACCGCCAAGCCCGACGCCGACCGCCGCGCCCGCTGGGAGCTCTCCGTCCTCTCCCGCCTGGCCCCCCACCCTTTCCTCCCCTCGCTGTTGGGTTCCTTGGAGACCCCGGATTTGTTGGCCTGGGCCGTCCCCTTCTGCCCTGGCGGCGACCTCAACGCCCTCCGCTACTCTCTCTCCGACCGCATCTTCTCCCCCACTGCCATCCGCTTCTACCTCTCCGAGATCGTCTCCGCCCTCGCCCACCTCCACTCCCTCAGCATCGTCTACCGCGACCTCAAGCCCGAGAACGTCCTCCTCCAGGCCTCCGGCCACGTCACCCTCACCGACTTCGACCTTTCCCGCCACCTCGCCCCCAAACCCCTCCCTTCCCCCTTCTCCTCCCCCGCCTTCAATGTCCCTTATATCAATCCCACCTCCCTCCCTTCGCCACCTAACAACCACCGCCGACGCCGCAACCTCACCCGGATCTTGTTCGGTGGCCACGCCAGCTCCGGCGGCGGTTCCCCCGACATCAGCGTCCACCTCCAGCAGCAGCTCAGAAAGGCCAAGTCCGCCCGCGTCTCCCCCGTCAGCCGCCGCCGCCCCAGCATCTCCGGCCCTGTCGCCAGCGCCGCGTGCGAGCGCTCCCACTCGTTCGTCGGCACCGAGGAGTACGTCTCCCCCGAGGTCGTCCGCGGCGACGGCCACGAGTTCGCCGTCGACTGGTGGGCGCTCGGCATCCTCACCTACGAGATGGCCTACGGCAGAACCCCCTTCCGCGGCCGCAACCGGAAGGAGACCTTCCGAAACGTCCTCACCCGCCAGCCGGAGTTCGCCGGACGGCAGCGCACCGACCTCATCGACCTCATCTCGCGTCTCCTAGCCAAAGACCCCACCCGGCGACTCGGGTACGCCGGCGGGGCGGAGGAGGTCAAGGCCCACGCGTTCTTCCAGGGAGTCCAGTGGGATCTTCTCGCCGACGTCAACCGCCCCCCCTTCCTCCCGCCACTAGAGGACCTGGAGGAGGAGGTGCTCGCGCCTTTCTCTGACGAGACCGCCGCTGCCGTCAGGTGCTTCGACATCCAGGACTACTTCAAGCGGATCCGGCAGAAGCAGACCTCGCCGGCGGCGCCGTCGCCGTTCTCGTCGTCAGTGTCGCTGGCGGAATTCTGA
- the LOC120105221 gene encoding 60S ribosomal protein L31: MVEKASKGRKEEVVTREYTVNLHKRLHGCTFKKMAPKAIKEIRKFAQKAMGTTDVRVDVKLNKHIWSRGIRSVPRRVRVRIARKRNEEEDAKEELYSLVTVAEVPPEGLKGLGTKIVEEAD, from the exons ATGGTGGAGAAGGCGAGCAAGGGGCGGAAGGAGGAGGTTGTCACGAGGGAGTACACCGTCAACCTCCACAAACGCCTCCATGGATG CACCTTCAAGAAGATGGCTCCCAAGGCCATTAAGGAGATCAGAAAGTTTGCACAGAAGGCAATGGGCACAACAGATGTGAGGGTTGATGTGAAGCTCAACAAGCATATCTGGAGCAGAGGGATCCGAAGTGTTCCTAGACGGGTTCGCGTGAGGATTGCCCGCAAAAGGAACGAGGAGGAGGATGCAAAAGAAGAGCTCTACTCTTTGGTGACTGTTGCCGAGGTTCCCCCAGAGGGGTTAAAAGGATTAGGAACTAAGATTGTTGAGGAAGCAGACTGA